From the genome of Thermoanaerobaculales bacterium, one region includes:
- the fabG gene encoding 3-oxoacyl-ACP reductase FabG — MIETGLKDKVVIVTGAAAGIGRATALRFAEEGSRVAAWDVNDAGAAALVSEIEAAGGTGLFQKVNVAAAAEVGAAIAALVKRWGGIAVLVNNAGIVRDAQLVKYKDGEVVATMTDEQWEAVIGVNLRGVFNCTRAVVPHLIVAGGGAILNASSVVGLYGNFGQTNYVAAKAGVVGMTKTWARELAKFGIRVNAVAPGFVATEILQAMPEKVLQGMVGRTPLGRMGQPRDIAEAYVWLASDAASWITGQTLGVDGGLVVGT; from the coding sequence ATGATCGAAACCGGGCTCAAGGACAAGGTGGTGATCGTCACCGGCGCCGCGGCCGGCATCGGCCGGGCGACCGCGCTGCGGTTCGCCGAGGAGGGCAGCCGGGTGGCGGCGTGGGACGTCAACGACGCGGGCGCGGCGGCGCTGGTTTCGGAAATCGAGGCCGCGGGCGGCACCGGGCTCTTCCAGAAGGTCAACGTCGCGGCTGCGGCCGAGGTCGGCGCCGCGATCGCGGCCCTCGTCAAGCGGTGGGGCGGGATTGCCGTGCTGGTCAACAACGCCGGCATCGTCCGCGACGCCCAGCTCGTCAAGTACAAGGACGGCGAGGTCGTGGCGACCATGACCGACGAGCAGTGGGAGGCCGTGATCGGTGTCAACCTGCGCGGGGTCTTCAACTGCACTCGCGCGGTGGTGCCGCACCTGATCGTCGCCGGCGGCGGGGCGATCCTCAACGCGAGCTCGGTGGTCGGGCTGTACGGCAACTTCGGCCAGACCAACTACGTCGCCGCCAAGGCCGGGGTCGTCGGCATGACCAAGACCTGGGCCCGCGAGCTCGCGAAGTTCGGGATCCGGGTCAACGCGGTGGCGCCGGGGTTCGTGGCCACCGAGATCCTGCAGGCGATGCCGGAGAAGGTCCTCCAGGGGATGGTGGGCCGCACGCCGCTCGGCCGGATGGGGCAGCCGCGGGACATCGCCGAGGCCTACGTGTGGCTGGCGTCGGACGCGGCAAGCTGGATCACCGGCCAGACCCTGGGCGTCGACGGCGGGCTGGTGGTGGGGACGTAG
- a CDS encoding alpha/beta fold hydrolase, with protein MFHRVDGQGEPLVLLNGIAMSVASWEEVARPLAERFRVVRFDFRGQLLSPGDPPRDVLEHARDVVGLLDRLAVDRAHVVATSFGAAVALLVAARWPERVQSLVSIASADAFDASMAEEVARWRRACIDALATGDPALLSDALEPVVYSAGYLAAHEPARALRRRQLAALPDAWFEGLIGLIDSTPSVALSGELAAVRCPTLVAAAELDRFIPLARCRALAEGIAGARFTLVGGAGHAVVIEQPERIATLCLDFVANLGSRLGAGPLT; from the coding sequence ATGTTTCATCGCGTCGACGGCCAGGGCGAGCCGCTCGTCCTGCTCAACGGCATCGCCATGAGCGTGGCCAGCTGGGAGGAGGTGGCGCGGCCACTCGCCGAGCGCTTCCGGGTCGTGCGCTTCGATTTCCGCGGCCAGCTGTTGTCGCCGGGCGACCCGCCGCGCGACGTGCTCGAGCACGCCCGCGACGTGGTCGGACTGCTCGACCGGCTGGCCGTCGATCGCGCCCACGTCGTGGCCACCTCGTTCGGCGCGGCGGTCGCCCTGCTGGTGGCGGCGCGCTGGCCGGAGCGCGTGCAGTCGTTGGTGTCAATCGCCTCGGCGGACGCCTTCGATGCGTCCATGGCCGAGGAGGTGGCGAGGTGGCGCAGGGCCTGCATCGACGCCCTGGCGACCGGCGACCCTGCCCTGCTCAGCGACGCGCTCGAACCGGTCGTCTACTCGGCCGGCTACCTGGCCGCGCACGAGCCCGCGCGGGCGCTGCGGCGCCGCCAGCTCGCCGCACTGCCCGACGCCTGGTTTGAGGGCCTGATCGGGCTCATCGACTCGACCCCGAGCGTGGCCCTGTCGGGGGAGCTCGCCGCGGTGCGCTGCCCGACCCTGGTTGCCGCCGCCGAGCTCGACCGCTTCATCCCGCTGGCGCGCTGCCGCGCGCTTGCGGAGGGGATCGCCGGCGCGCGCTTCACCCTCGTCGGGGGCGCCGGCCACGCGGTGGTCATCGAGCAGCCCGAGAGGATCGCGACGCTCTGCCTCGACTTCGTTGCCAACCTCGGTTCTCGGCTCGGAGCCGGTCCGCTGACTTGA
- a CDS encoding alpha/beta hydrolase, whose protein sequence is MSQEIQPTRSGHLDVGGRKVWWEYHGDGSREAVCLLNGLAMSTRAWYGFLPVLTDAYDVILYDFLGQGQSSQDDVPYSIPELARHLTLILDEVGQPKVHLMGISYGGFIALDFGRLYQERLHTLTLSGILLSHEKLFQMYQDISLRFYRGSEEAFELYTHYMYEKIFGEAFVAAIPPEQLEAMRRRFYDRYVGSRHCLIRLTEAQDPFFGSLDANLPGYRAIATPTLMIVGGQDRAIPLWQQRKIYDLLPNARWVEIAGSGHTVHIEKPRQFFGTIRAFMAAKSLDFDPVAS, encoded by the coding sequence ATGAGCCAGGAGATCCAACCCACGCGCAGCGGCCACCTCGACGTCGGCGGCCGGAAGGTGTGGTGGGAGTACCACGGTGACGGGAGCCGCGAGGCGGTGTGCCTGCTCAACGGCCTCGCCATGAGCACCCGCGCCTGGTACGGGTTTCTGCCGGTCCTGACCGACGCCTACGACGTGATCCTCTACGACTTCCTCGGCCAGGGCCAGTCGTCGCAGGACGACGTCCCCTACTCGATCCCCGAGCTCGCCCGCCATCTGACGCTGATCCTCGACGAGGTGGGCCAGCCCAAGGTCCACCTGATGGGGATCTCCTACGGCGGCTTCATCGCCCTCGACTTTGGCCGCCTCTACCAGGAGCGGCTGCACACGCTGACCCTGTCCGGCATCCTGCTTTCCCACGAGAAGCTGTTCCAGATGTACCAGGACATCTCGCTGCGCTTCTACCGCGGCAGCGAGGAGGCGTTCGAGCTCTACACCCACTACATGTACGAGAAGATCTTCGGCGAGGCCTTCGTCGCCGCGATCCCGCCGGAGCAGCTGGAGGCGATGCGCCGGCGCTTCTACGACCGCTACGTCGGCTCGCGCCATTGCCTGATCCGGCTCACCGAGGCGCAGGACCCGTTCTTCGGCTCGCTCGACGCCAACCTGCCCGGCTACCGGGCGATCGCCACCCCGACCTTGATGATCGTCGGCGGCCAGGACCGGGCGATCCCGCTCTGGCAGCAGCGCAAGATCTACGACCTGCTGCCGAACGCGCGCTGGGTGGAGATCGCCGGCAGCGGCCACACCGTCCACATCGAGAAGCCGCGGCAGTTCTTCGGAACGATCCGGGCCTTCATGGCCGCAAAGTCGCTCGACTTCGACCCGGTGGCGAGCTGA
- a CDS encoding thiolase family protein, producing MAKKLYIAAYHQSKFGKLLDMQVPDIIANAVKGVCGEVGVEPAVLDVGSIGATCHFSLNEQGLLAGLMAMVPGLGGKPIEAVENACASGGQAVLSVAHKLLLGHGEVGVAVGYEKMRDNEGKMDGALIGKVLGYFSHPAERVGKVYVFPHLFAEVMRDYMAAHGATERDLAAVAVQEYANGNHNPYAQMQKVQVSLDEAASPEGRNRYIVDGLPLKTYDCSQITDGYAALILATDKGLERLGVAKADCVELAGFGQATDPLLKEGRDVLRPQGAYRAMATAYQMAGAQAADVNVAEVHDCFTVMGAIAAEVIGKAEHGKGARYWADGKASPQGECGINTSGGLIAKGHPVGATGVAMIGWSAWQLLGKAPAPIQVPNPRLAATFNIGGPICASVCTVLRRA from the coding sequence ATGGCCAAGAAGCTCTACATCGCTGCCTACCACCAGTCGAAGTTCGGCAAGCTGCTCGACATGCAGGTCCCGGACATCATCGCCAACGCCGTCAAAGGGGTGTGCGGCGAGGTCGGGGTCGAGCCGGCGGTGCTCGATGTCGGCTCGATCGGCGCCACCTGCCACTTCTCGCTCAACGAGCAGGGCCTGCTTGCCGGGCTGATGGCGATGGTGCCGGGCCTCGGCGGCAAGCCGATCGAGGCGGTCGAGAATGCCTGCGCCTCGGGCGGCCAGGCGGTGCTGTCGGTGGCGCACAAGCTGCTGCTCGGGCACGGCGAGGTCGGGGTCGCGGTCGGCTACGAGAAGATGCGCGACAACGAGGGCAAGATGGACGGCGCGCTGATCGGGAAGGTCCTCGGCTACTTCAGCCATCCCGCCGAGCGCGTCGGCAAGGTCTACGTCTTCCCGCACCTGTTCGCCGAGGTGATGCGCGACTACATGGCGGCCCACGGCGCCACCGAGCGCGACCTGGCGGCGGTGGCGGTCCAGGAGTACGCCAACGGCAACCACAACCCCTACGCGCAGATGCAGAAGGTCCAGGTCTCCCTGGACGAGGCCGCATCGCCCGAGGGCCGCAACCGGTACATCGTCGACGGGCTGCCGCTGAAGACGTACGACTGCTCGCAGATCACCGACGGCTATGCGGCGCTGATCCTGGCCACCGACAAGGGCCTGGAGCGGCTGGGCGTGGCCAAGGCCGACTGCGTCGAGCTCGCCGGCTTCGGCCAGGCCACCGATCCGCTGCTCAAGGAAGGCCGTGACGTGCTGCGGCCGCAGGGCGCGTACCGCGCGATGGCGACCGCCTACCAGATGGCGGGCGCGCAAGCCGCCGACGTCAACGTTGCCGAGGTCCACGACTGCTTCACGGTCATGGGTGCGATCGCCGCCGAGGTCATCGGCAAGGCGGAGCACGGCAAGGGCGCGCGCTACTGGGCCGACGGCAAGGCGAGCCCGCAGGGCGAGTGCGGCATCAACACCTCGGGCGGCCTGATCGCCAAGGGCCACCCGGTCGGCGCCACCGGCGTGGCGATGATCGGCTGGTCGGCGTGGCAGCTGCTCGGCAAGGCGCCGGCGCCGATCCAGGTGCCCAACCCGAGGCTTGCCGCCACCTTCAACATCGGCGGGCCGATCTGCGCCTCGGTGTGCACCGTGCTGCGGCGCGCCTGA
- a CDS encoding long-chain fatty acid--CoA ligase yields the protein MIHGDLLGERARLSPEREALVTVADRKRYRYRELDQRAVGCARMWMYGLGLRPGDRVAILSGNRIELLDAFFAAGKSGVVLVPLSTRLTANELELIVRDCGPRALIYGGEHRALVRRLRPRVEVDFWVALDEPDRDDDLDYAEMVLTRGAGSSVHRRCRPEDPYCLLYTSGTTGRPKGVVIPHRQISWNAYSTATCWQLDENDVSSIFTPLYHAGGLGAFLTPLIMAGGRLVLHANFDAAEVWRVIEQEACTAVLGVPTIWKILADAPEFQTVDLSRVRWLISGGAPLPRHLIEVYRARGVVLRQGYGLTEVGVNCFTMTDEEAYAKAGSVGRPMMFTEAKVVSESGQELPAGEVGELCFRGPHVSAGYWNNPQATAEVYDSQGWFHTGDMAVRDEDGFFFIAGRAKDMFISGGVNVYPAEIESQLLQHPEVRDAAVIGVADETWGEVGVAFVVPREGVEIDAAGLAGFLGARLARYKLPKRFIVVGELPRTPYGKVVKAELAKLLAGGG from the coding sequence ATGATCCACGGCGACCTCCTCGGCGAGCGGGCGCGGCTGTCACCCGAGCGAGAGGCGCTGGTGACGGTTGCCGACCGGAAACGGTACCGCTACCGCGAGCTCGACCAGCGTGCCGTGGGCTGCGCCAGGATGTGGATGTATGGGCTCGGGCTGCGGCCCGGCGACCGGGTCGCCATCCTGTCGGGCAACCGGATCGAGCTCCTGGACGCGTTCTTCGCCGCCGGCAAGAGCGGCGTCGTGCTGGTGCCGCTGAGCACGCGGCTCACCGCCAACGAGCTCGAGCTGATCGTGCGCGACTGCGGGCCGCGCGCGCTGATCTACGGCGGCGAGCACCGGGCGCTGGTGCGGCGGTTGCGGCCTCGGGTCGAGGTCGACTTCTGGGTGGCGTTGGACGAGCCCGACCGCGACGATGACCTCGACTACGCCGAGATGGTGCTCACCCGCGGCGCCGGCAGCTCGGTGCATCGGCGGTGCCGTCCCGAGGACCCGTACTGCCTGCTCTACACCTCGGGCACGACCGGGCGGCCGAAGGGGGTGGTCATCCCCCACCGTCAGATCTCGTGGAACGCCTACAGCACCGCCACCTGCTGGCAGCTCGACGAGAACGACGTCAGCTCGATCTTCACGCCTCTCTACCACGCCGGCGGGCTGGGGGCGTTCCTGACGCCGCTGATCATGGCCGGCGGCCGGCTGGTGCTGCACGCCAACTTCGACGCAGCCGAGGTGTGGAGGGTGATCGAGCAGGAGGCCTGCACGGCCGTGCTCGGCGTGCCGACGATCTGGAAGATCCTGGCCGACGCGCCGGAGTTCCAGACGGTCGACCTGAGCCGGGTGCGCTGGCTGATCTCCGGTGGCGCGCCGTTGCCGAGGCACCTGATCGAGGTCTACCGCGCGCGCGGAGTGGTGCTCCGCCAGGGCTACGGGCTCACCGAGGTCGGCGTCAACTGCTTCACGATGACCGACGAGGAGGCCTACGCCAAGGCGGGCTCCGTCGGCAGGCCGATGATGTTCACCGAGGCGAAGGTCGTCTCCGAGAGCGGCCAGGAGCTGCCGGCCGGAGAGGTCGGCGAGCTCTGCTTCCGCGGCCCGCACGTCAGCGCCGGCTACTGGAACAACCCGCAGGCCACCGCCGAGGTTTACGACAGCCAGGGGTGGTTCCACACCGGCGACATGGCGGTGCGGGACGAGGACGGCTTCTTCTTCATCGCCGGCCGGGCGAAGGACATGTTCATCTCCGGAGGGGTCAACGTCTACCCGGCGGAGATCGAGAGCCAGCTCCTGCAGCACCCTGAGGTCCGCGACGCGGCGGTGATCGGCGTGGCCGACGAGACCTGGGGCGAGGTCGGGGTCGCATTCGTGGTGCCGCGGGAGGGGGTCGAGATCGACGCGGCCGGGCTCGCCGGGTTCCTGGGCGCGCGGCTGGCGCGCTACAAGCTGCCGAAGCGCTTCATCGTGGTCGGCGAGCTGCCGCGCACCCCGTACGGCAAGGTCGTCAAGGCCGAGCTCGCCAAGCTGCTCGCGGGAGGCGGTTGA
- a CDS encoding YSC84-related protein — MKNVTRRFTVVLAAIGLIGSATLLRAEEKNWEELDQASKRAKIDETADKTKDDVLAGSNKANDLYGKAYGWAAFDNLKIAFGFSGGGGNGVAVNKKTGQRTYMKMGTAGVGLGLGAKGYQVLFLFQDEQTFNSFVEKGWQADASASAQAGGEGVGAQTGFVNGIAVYQISDKGLMAAADVAGTKYWKNDKLNE, encoded by the coding sequence ATGAAGAACGTGACGCGCAGATTCACAGTGGTCCTGGCTGCCATCGGCTTGATCGGGAGCGCCACGCTCCTGCGGGCCGAGGAGAAGAACTGGGAAGAGCTCGACCAGGCCTCCAAGCGGGCCAAGATCGACGAGACGGCCGACAAGACGAAGGACGACGTCCTGGCGGGCAGCAACAAGGCCAACGACCTCTACGGCAAGGCCTACGGCTGGGCCGCCTTCGACAACCTCAAGATCGCCTTCGGCTTTTCGGGCGGTGGCGGCAACGGCGTCGCGGTGAACAAGAAGACCGGCCAGCGCACCTACATGAAGATGGGGACCGCCGGCGTCGGCCTCGGCCTCGGCGCCAAGGGTTACCAGGTGCTGTTCCTGTTCCAGGACGAGCAGACCTTCAACAGCTTCGTCGAGAAGGGCTGGCAGGCCGATGCCTCGGCGAGCGCCCAGGCCGGGGGAGAGGGCGTCGGCGCCCAGACCGGCTTTGTGAACGGCATCGCCGTCTACCAGATCTCCGACAAGGGCCTGATGGCGGCGGCGGACGTCGCGGGCACCAAGTACTGGAAGAACGACAAGCTGAATGAGTGA
- a CDS encoding ketoacyl-ACP synthase III, whose translation MSRFATIVSTGRYIPEIEVSNDELRQRFAHIPGFVDKMEESSAIRTRWWAPASWATSDVALPAARQALERAGRQAKDVDLIILGTDSPDYITPATSVVLQHKLGAINAGTFDVGCACASFPTGLAIAAGMIAANPSLRTVLVVGVYLMHKLAAPTDPTIFFYGDGAGAAVLEPATEPGFVASASQADGSYHAHWGIYAGGTFEPATVEAAQAGRTMVRFIERYPPEINHEGWPRLVRKVAAAGSFKVADIDFAIFTQVRKASIELVMGDLGLPMNRTHMVMEKWGYTGSACVPIALDDALEQGKIRSGDLVVFIGSGVGYNQAGAAFRMS comes from the coding sequence ATGAGCCGATTCGCAACCATCGTTTCGACCGGGCGGTACATCCCGGAGATCGAGGTCTCCAACGACGAGCTCCGGCAGCGCTTCGCGCACATCCCGGGGTTCGTCGACAAGATGGAGGAGTCGTCGGCGATCCGGACCCGGTGGTGGGCGCCGGCAAGCTGGGCGACCTCCGACGTCGCCCTCCCGGCCGCCCGGCAGGCGCTGGAGCGCGCTGGACGGCAGGCCAAGGACGTCGACCTGATCATCCTCGGCACCGACTCGCCCGACTACATCACGCCGGCGACCTCGGTCGTGCTGCAACACAAGTTGGGCGCGATCAATGCCGGCACCTTCGACGTCGGCTGTGCGTGCGCCTCGTTCCCGACCGGGCTCGCGATCGCGGCCGGGATGATCGCCGCCAACCCGAGCCTGCGGACGGTGCTGGTGGTCGGGGTCTACCTGATGCACAAGCTCGCCGCCCCAACCGACCCGACGATCTTCTTCTACGGCGACGGGGCGGGCGCGGCGGTGCTCGAGCCGGCGACCGAGCCCGGCTTCGTCGCCTCGGCGTCGCAGGCCGACGGCTCGTACCACGCCCACTGGGGGATCTATGCCGGCGGGACCTTCGAGCCGGCGACCGTCGAGGCGGCGCAGGCGGGCCGGACCATGGTGCGGTTCATCGAGCGCTACCCGCCGGAGATCAACCACGAGGGCTGGCCGCGGCTGGTGCGCAAGGTCGCGGCCGCCGGGTCGTTCAAGGTGGCGGACATCGACTTCGCGATCTTCACCCAGGTGCGCAAGGCGTCGATCGAGCTGGTGATGGGCGACCTCGGCCTGCCGATGAACCGGACCCACATGGTGATGGAGAAGTGGGGCTACACCGGCTCGGCCTGCGTGCCGATCGCGCTCGACGACGCGCTCGAGCAGGGCAAGATCAGGTCGGGCGACCTGGTGGTCTTCATCGGGTCGGGCGTGGGCTACAACCAGGCAGGGGCGGCATTCCGGATGTCGTAG
- a CDS encoding alpha/beta fold hydrolase, with amino-acid sequence MQGRTALKLAIGFGLAAIAVPMLIGAWLVWKRPLTVDAWVSRLALGKRGLRASELATPAGTMTVWEGGSGPAMVLLHGAGDQAGAWARILEPLAADYRVLVPDLPGHWKSDPRQGPIGIEQLLGGLEAVMDERCAGEPATLVGNSMGAWIAFLYSVEHPERVTRLVAINGGPVRGENPGVNVLPGSREEARATMKALLGPNTVLPPDFVLDDVVRQAKDGPAARFAQGLLLAGSKLGSYVLDGRLGEVTVPVELVWGDADELFTMSYAQLLVQGLPDARLHPVKGCGHVPQRECPDRVLTALGAALGGAAPAAGQAREGEE; translated from the coding sequence GTGCAGGGTCGAACCGCACTGAAGCTGGCGATCGGGTTCGGGCTGGCCGCCATCGCGGTGCCGATGCTGATCGGCGCGTGGCTGGTCTGGAAGCGGCCGCTGACGGTGGACGCGTGGGTGAGCCGGCTGGCGCTCGGCAAGCGAGGCCTGCGGGCGTCGGAGCTGGCCACCCCTGCCGGGACGATGACGGTCTGGGAGGGCGGCAGCGGCCCGGCGATGGTGCTGCTGCACGGGGCCGGCGACCAGGCAGGGGCGTGGGCGCGGATCCTGGAGCCGCTGGCCGCCGACTACCGGGTGCTGGTGCCGGACCTGCCCGGCCACTGGAAGAGCGACCCGCGCCAGGGGCCGATCGGCATCGAGCAGCTACTCGGCGGCCTCGAGGCGGTGATGGACGAGCGGTGCGCGGGCGAGCCGGCGACCCTGGTCGGCAACTCGATGGGCGCCTGGATCGCCTTCCTCTACTCGGTCGAGCATCCGGAGCGCGTGACGCGGTTGGTGGCGATCAACGGCGGCCCGGTCCGCGGCGAGAACCCGGGGGTCAACGTGCTGCCGGGGAGCCGGGAGGAGGCGCGGGCGACCATGAAGGCGCTGCTCGGCCCCAACACCGTGCTCCCCCCGGACTTCGTGCTCGATGACGTGGTGCGCCAGGCGAAGGACGGGCCCGCGGCCCGGTTCGCGCAGGGGCTGCTGCTGGCGGGATCAAAGCTCGGCAGCTACGTCCTCGACGGCCGCCTCGGCGAGGTGACCGTGCCGGTCGAGCTGGTGTGGGGCGACGCCGACGAGCTGTTCACGATGAGCTACGCGCAGCTCCTGGTCCAAGGGCTGCCAGACGCCCGGCTGCACCCGGTGAAGGGCTGCGGCCACGTGCCGCAGCGCGAGTGCCCCGACCGGGTGCTCACGGCCCTCGGCGCGGCGCTCGGTGGGGCTGCTCCGGCCGCAGGACAGGCGCGGGAGGGCGAGGAATGA
- a CDS encoding TonB-dependent receptor has product TEIGGSQGGALSVVTKSGTNEVHGSVYGFYRDDSMRAKKEVDAEKPPYERYQLGATLGGPIVRDKTHYFLAVEYIDVSDVARFRPGGAYVDLATDYDLPIQQQLASFSLDHQFSGSSTGFLKGMYEQYRQDNFRVGGVNDVTNGQSLDRDNWNAVLGLTSVFGDGNKLNELRFQAGNRDYEEPTNSDEVEEWFSSGNTLKIGGNTVGDLIGYGSYWEVRDTFHLQSTIGRSTHDWKLGAAWFGVEEQSRIDTYQYGLMIYVTDDRSLPLAYTWGEGSSDVTTSTDVLSAFIQDDWRMRPNVTLSLGLRYDYDSDGNNPDFVNPMTGPRAVDENNFQPRLGLSWDLGNDGKSVMRAGAGIFTGRYLLVPALQELQQNGTTGWLTHQNYNGLFLCLQLGIPPSACPWILNPADPENTGIALAQSVILLEDSLEAPESWQVNLGFTRRLGNSGLYVDLEGLYAEGDKEFYNFNSNWAGNDQPGRIDATYNAINIRSNLGHSEYMAGILSLNGTFGNGHMLTSSVTWADKKNLTDDFTPEFPEGYPNDAADPEAEWGPSRSIEDIRVVVSGVFRLPANFMFSGTWVYGSGQPWNHLLGYDYNTDGFASDRPAGVDRNSMDGPSFNEFDARLSWTLPLGGAADLELIAEVFNLFDSTNWDVTTVDNGEFLSGPTITNPTLPYVENPRYGRYLDTLRPQEFQLGARLRF; this is encoded by the coding sequence CACCGAGATCGGCGGCTCCCAGGGCGGCGCGCTCTCGGTGGTCACCAAGTCGGGCACCAACGAGGTCCATGGCTCGGTCTACGGCTTCTACCGCGACGACTCGATGCGCGCCAAGAAGGAGGTGGACGCGGAGAAGCCGCCGTACGAGCGCTACCAGCTCGGCGCCACCCTCGGCGGCCCGATCGTCCGCGACAAGACGCACTACTTCCTCGCCGTCGAGTACATCGACGTCTCCGACGTGGCCCGCTTCCGGCCCGGCGGCGCCTACGTCGACCTCGCCACCGACTACGACCTGCCGATCCAGCAGCAGCTGGCGAGCTTCAGCCTCGACCACCAGTTCAGCGGGTCCTCGACCGGTTTCCTCAAGGGGATGTACGAGCAGTACCGCCAGGACAACTTCCGGGTCGGGGGCGTCAACGACGTCACCAACGGGCAGTCCCTCGACCGTGACAACTGGAACGCGGTGCTCGGCCTGACCAGCGTGTTCGGCGACGGCAACAAGCTCAACGAGCTGCGCTTCCAGGCCGGCAACCGCGACTACGAGGAGCCGACCAACTCGGACGAGGTGGAGGAGTGGTTCTCGAGCGGCAACACGCTCAAGATCGGCGGCAACACGGTCGGCGACCTGATCGGCTACGGCTCCTACTGGGAGGTGCGCGACACCTTCCACCTGCAGTCGACCATCGGCCGCAGCACCCACGACTGGAAGCTCGGCGCCGCCTGGTTCGGGGTCGAGGAGCAGTCGCGGATCGACACCTACCAGTACGGGCTGATGATCTACGTGACCGATGACCGCAGCCTGCCGCTCGCCTACACCTGGGGCGAGGGCTCGAGCGATGTCACCACCAGCACCGACGTGCTGTCGGCGTTCATCCAGGACGACTGGCGGATGCGGCCGAACGTGACCCTGAGCCTCGGCCTGCGCTACGACTACGACTCCGACGGCAACAACCCGGACTTCGTCAATCCGATGACCGGCCCGCGGGCGGTGGACGAGAACAACTTCCAGCCGCGGCTCGGCCTCTCCTGGGACCTCGGCAACGACGGCAAGTCCGTGATGCGCGCTGGGGCCGGGATCTTCACCGGCCGCTACCTGCTGGTGCCGGCGCTCCAGGAGCTGCAGCAGAACGGCACCACCGGCTGGCTCACCCACCAGAACTACAACGGCCTCTTCCTCTGTCTGCAGCTCGGCATCCCGCCGTCGGCCTGCCCGTGGATTCTCAACCCGGCGGACCCGGAGAACACGGGCATCGCGCTGGCCCAGAGCGTCATCCTGCTCGAGGACAGCCTCGAGGCGCCCGAGAGCTGGCAGGTCAACCTCGGCTTCACCCGTCGCCTGGGCAACAGCGGGCTCTATGTCGATCTCGAGGGCCTGTATGCCGAGGGCGACAAGGAGTTCTACAACTTCAACTCGAACTGGGCGGGCAACGACCAGCCCGGGCGCATCGACGCGACGTACAACGCGATCAACATCCGCTCGAACCTCGGCCACTCCGAGTACATGGCGGGGATCCTGTCGCTCAACGGCACCTTCGGCAACGGCCACATGCTGACCTCGTCGGTCACCTGGGCCGACAAGAAGAACCTGACCGACGACTTCACGCCCGAGTTCCCCGAGGGGTACCCCAACGACGCGGCCGATCCCGAGGCCGAGTGGGGACCGAGCCGCTCGATCGAGGACATCAGGGTCGTCGTGTCCGGGGTGTTCCGGCTGCCGGCCAACTTCATGTTCTCCGGGACCTGGGTCTACGGCAGCGGCCAGCCCTGGAACCACCTGCTCGGCTACGACTACAACACCGATGGGTTCGCGTCCGACCGCCCTGCGGGCGTCGACCGCAACTCGATGGACGGGCCGAGCTTCAACGAGTTCGACGCGCGGCTGAGCTGGACGCTGCCGCTGGGCGGCGCCGCCGATCTCGAGCTCATCGCCGAGGTCTTCAACCTGTTCGACTCCACGAACTGGGATGTCACCACGGTCGACAACGGCGAGTTCCTGTCGGGGCCGACGATCACCAACCCGACCCTGCCCTACGTCGAGAACCCGCGCTACGGGCGGTACCTGGACACGCTGCGGCCGCAGGAGTTCCAGCTCGGCGCGCGGCTGCGCTTCTAG